In Penaeus vannamei isolate JL-2024 chromosome 4, ASM4276789v1, whole genome shotgun sequence, a single window of DNA contains:
- the LOC113829306 gene encoding protein THEM6, translated as MVEFSTVAIGVLLSLELGYFVKAVVYAFGSRFLLPKLHPLEASRLYGICTTRDIDFLLNHINNARYLRAMDFGRVDHFTRARLLSGLGGKKVQVLVAASTIRYRKPVYLFMPYRLESQIVYWDERNLYYRQNFETIHDNFLRATAYVKLTVLGSSPDELLTACLSESPERPTIPNDLESWMLYVKQNSENLKKKL; from the exons ATGGTTGAGTTTTCAACTGTTGCTATAGGTGTGCTTCTATCCCTTGAACTGGGATACTTTGTGAAAGCTGTTGTCTATGCTTTTGGCTCAAGGTTTCTGCTGCCAAAGCTTCATCCTCTTGAAGCATCAAGGTTATACG gTATATGCACGACCAGAGACATAGACTTCCTGTTGAACCACATCAATAATGCACGATACCTCAGGGCAATGGACTTTGGTCGTGTGGACCACTTCACCAGGGCCAGACTTTTAAGTGGcctaggagggaagaaggtgcaGGTTCTTGTTGCAGCCAGTACCATCAGATACCGCAAGCCAGTTTACCTCTTTATGCCTTACAGGCTGGAATCTCAG ATTGTTTACTGGGATGAGCGAAATTTATACTACCGCCAGAACTTTGAAACGATCCACGACAACTTCCTACGAGCAACTGCCTACGTAAAGCTAACAGTGTTGGGGTCAAGTCCAGATGAACTCTTGACTGCCTGCCTTTCAGAATCTCCAGAACGACCAACCATTCCAAATGATCTTGAATCTTGGATGCTCTATGTAAAGCAGAACAGTGAGAATCTCAAGAAGAAATTGTAG
- the LOC113829307 gene encoding KIF-binding protein, with protein sequence MASLEDQYQKALRLYQEDSANDPESEPYKSKYAAREIFEELKSRLSKQLDEDDVDDAAEDQLVEEGVDGVGLTRARMAAVVYHLGVIAVETEELSTGEEHLKRALIILGDHEGIATGVSSMKVGDEGVLSAALSGDVDSLLSSSSSETVSVSPATISATSVALAISCHNQLGILWSHRNVFSTARRHLDRANVIYEEYQKQNASSPRTIHSLFSACTESDPDENSGTAALEKLHTLTFYYLAQVYGHLGMPEKSAWYCHSTLQRQLASKDYDPVEWAINAATLSQFYQGKEKFRTARHLLASASKVLSSHEAEFDTQQAESEETASKQERYKRRCADVARCWGRYCLLLMQVSVNRAIPDDPQDEPSQQQEPEEESLDRQLEFVQLEVSDLESEVVSAPVSTFEEMRPLFLCGLRHFTEARQYYSLEDHASDHVSITQDMSQLYKALAFFEPSEDRRSKMHKRRIDLLKILVQELNPQYYLHVCRQLNYEIAETYSAMMDSKLALLEHGSGTPTPAQAKKINTLATSSIQHFLHYLDSMKDATSGEQPEKYSEDSVRPALIAWFHLGRLWSKLVSPSPQSRLQNVAHSLQNYKRVVAYCEKNPDCESVVAQELAICREMVQLLPLKMEQIRAQC encoded by the exons ATGGCTTCTCTGGAGGACCAGTATCAGAAGGCCTTGAGGCTTTACCAGGAGGACAGTGCCAATGACCCAGAGTCTGAACCTTACAAGTCCAAATATGCTGCCAGGGAGATATTTGAGGAGCTGAAATCCCGTCTAAGCAAACAATTGGATGAAGATGATGTAGATGATGCTGCAGAGGACCAGCTAGTTGAGGAAGGAGTTGATGGTGTAGGTTTGACAAGGGCACGCATGGCTGCTGTAGTTTATCACCTGGGCGTTATTGCTGTAGAGACTGAAGAGCTGTCAACAGGAGAGGAGCACCTGAAGAGAGCCCTTATTATTCTTGGGGATCATGAGGGTATTGCCACAGGTGTGTCCTCAATGAAAGTTGGTGATGAAGGAGTGCTTTCAGCAGCACTATCAGGTGATGTTGATTCCCTGCTGTCCAGCTCTTCTAGCGAAACTGTATCAGTCAGTCCTGCCACCATAAGTGCTACAAGTGTTGCATTGGCCATCAGTTGCCACAACCAGCTTGGCATTCTCTGGTCTCATAGGAATGTGTTTAGTACAGCAAGACGTCATTTGGATCGTGCTAATGTAATTTATGAAGAGTATCAGAAGCAGAATGCAAGTTCACCAAGGACAATCCACAGCTTGTTCTCTGCATGTACAGAGAGTGACCCAGATGAAAACAGTGGCACAGCTGCCTTGGAGAAACTACATACACTTACCTTTTATTATCTAGCACAG GTGTATGGACACCTAGGCATGCCAGAAAAATCAGCTTGGTATTGCCATTCTACGCTTCAAAGGCAGTTAGCAAGCAAAGACTACGACCCTGTTGAATGGGCTATTAATGCAGCTACTCTGTCCCAGTTTTATCAAGGCAAAGAGAAGTTCAG AACGGCAAGACATCTGTTAGCATCAGCCTCAAAAGTGTTATCCAGCCATGAGGCAGAATTCGACACCCAGCAAGCAGAGTCAGAGGAAACCGCTTCGAA ACAGGAGAGGTACAAACGGCGTTGTGCTGATGTAGCCCGGTGCTGGGGGAGATACTGTCTCCTGCTGATGCAAGTATCAGTTAACCGTGCCATTCCCGATGATCCGCAGGATGAGCCCAGTCAACAACAGGAACCAGAAGAAGAATCTCTGGACAGACAG CTAGAATTCGTGCAACTAGAAGTGAGTGATCTTGAATCTGAAGTTGTATCAGCACCAGTAAGCACCTTCGAAGAAATGCGTCCTCTGTTTTTATGTGGCTTAAGGCATTTTACAGAGGCTCGGCAGTATTACAGCCTTGAGGACCATGCCAGTGATCATGTTAGCATCACCCAAGACATGAGTCAGTTGTATAAAGCTCTTGCATTCTTTGAGCCAAGTGAAGATAG AAGATCGAAGATGCACAAACGAAGGATTGACCTCTTAAAGATTCTTGTCCAGGAATTAAATCCTCAGTATTACCTTCAT GTATGCAGGCAGCTGAACTATGAAATTGCAGAGACCTACTCAGCCATGATGGACAGCAAGTTGGCCCTTTTGGAGCATGGTTCAGGGACACCAACACCTGCTCAGGCCAAAAAGATTAATACCCTCGCAACCTCGAGCATACAGCACTTCCTCCACTACCTTGATTCCATGAAGGATGCTAC AAGTGGAGAACAGCCAGAGAAGTACTCAGAGGATTCTGTAAGGCCAGCACTGATTGCTTGGTTCCACTTGGGTCGTTTATGGTCAAAGCTTGTTTCTCCGTCCCCCCAAAGCCGACTCCAGAATGTTGCCCACTCTCTCCAGAATTACAAG AGGGTAGTTGCGTACTGTGAAAAAAATCCAGACTGTGAATCGGTTGTAGCCCAGGAATTGGCAATCTGTCGAGAAATGGTACAGCTCTTGCCTCTCAAGATGGAGCAGATCAGGGCTCAGTGTTGA